The Ischnura elegans chromosome 1, ioIscEleg1.1, whole genome shotgun sequence genome contains a region encoding:
- the LOC124160740 gene encoding tubulin glycylase 3C-like isoform X2 has protein sequence MEVEEGAADTTLEGQNIEEGNTKDQEIEPVQLIPNGFVVDDSLPSISLEDFSEENDVWLVDVPVAVDPQKLIGHQLEFRQEASFIIDELSNEKCVSLPSDGPCSAVCLLSSNHDHSRKIVSLNPSGKISISINYEVPVFGAMIPDGTSVPLPVGLKVRHPFLGAVPSERLNFMPIKNEILSPKKSKKRKRESLDEDGNGETPQNFADVSVHLSKKHKKEKIEESNFEEDALPGIPGSNEANEILREEAISAKKTKKHKKRDSEITAAGVDSSALPGEDDHLISSPSVDVLRKKIKKEKIGHLGSGDTMVDASMMSSPKHAKKKKKRDSEILSEEKLGSKLPAEVSMIGDASTDTSGVISTKNEDHEEINNRILSATYGGESDVVNEIGFSSHKIKKDKSKKRQTIESRGSETVVPDVEIEILQEGGEYLKKKRKKDKRRESEVLSSESDLQRSRVEVCVIPDTPEKSKKIKEEQRLKGEADFSLVESSFAEETPKKVKKKKKRDSEIGESTGDSGVMSDVVLIEGKSFQTPEVKIKKALKRDIDESILEVSNEGDGDATVKKSKKKHYLNKTGMEDVYVDGQDPLIGIGKEEMEAVKTEDEIDILLESGEHLKKKKKKDKKRESGVVTLDMDKFLKTEVDLSVEIPEESPRKKKKKIKEELDSSMSLEKTAEPLLVEQQLSLGDSESTKKAKRKKKRESEHGNGVGLIDLSENVELGEVTGEVTEVKKSKKQKWYLDPEPSYFEQIPETSKKMKKVPKEEVLDAHLSGESSSANSFLYSGSKKLKKRHTMDVGDTSALIAERNRMNVLPEVITEGKSHHKKRQSLMTPVSGSHIQSPKKEKIKREHLE, from the exons atggaggtggaggaaggagCCGCTGATACCACCCTGGAAGGGCAGAATATAGAGGAGGGGAACACAAAG GATCAGGAAATTGAGCCCGTCCAGCTCATTCCAAATGGGTTTGTTGTTGATGACTCCCTACCGTCTATCTCTTTAGAAGATTTTTCTGAAGAGAATGATGTATGGCTTGTTGATGTTCCAGTTGCG GTGGATCCTCAAAAGTTGATTGGTCACCAATTGGAATTCCGCCAAGAAGCATCCTTCATTATAGACGAGCTAAGCAATGAAAAATGTGTTTCCCTGCCATCAGATGGACCCTGTAGTGCAGTTTGCCTCCTTTCAAGTAATCATGACCATTCAAGGAAAATAG TTTCATTGAATCCTTCTGGCAAGATAAGTATCAGCATAAACTATGAAGTACCTGTCTTTGGAGCTATGATTCCAGATGGCACAAGTGTCCCATTACCAGTTGGCCTGAAGGTTCGTCATCCATTTCTTGGCGCTG tgccTAGTGAAAGATTGAATTTTATGCCaatcaaaaatgaaatactttcccCTAAGAAGTCTAAAAAGAGAAAACGAGAGTCTCTTGATGAAGATGGGAATGGCGAAACACCACAAAACTTTGCAGATGTATCtgttcatttgtcaaagaaacaCAAGAAGGAAAAGATCGAAGAAAGTAATTTTGAAG AAGATGCTTTACCAGGAATTCCAGGGAGTAATGAAGCAAATGAAATTTTGAGAGAGGAGGCCATATCTGCCAAGAAGactaaaaaacataagaaaagaGATTCAGAAATCACAGCGGCTGGAGTTGATTCCTCTGCCTTGCCTGGGGAGGATGATCATTTGATATCATCTCCGTCAGTGGATgtgctgagaaaaaaaatcaaaaaggaaaaGATAGGGCATCTTGGTAGTGGAGACACCATGGTTGATGCTTCAATGATGAGTTCTCCAAAGCATgctaagaaaaagaaaaagcGGGATTCAGAGATTTTGAGTGAAGAGAAGCTAGGCAGTAAGTTACCCGCTGAAGTTTCAATGATTGGGGATGCATCAACTGATACCTCAGGAGTAATCTCTACCAAGAACGAGGatcatgaagaaataaataatagaatattGAGTGCAACATATGGAGGAGAAAGTGATGTAGTAAATGAGATTGGCTTTTCGTCACATAAAATCAAGAAAGATAAGTCGAAAAAGAGGCAGACAATTGAGAGCAGGGGATCAGAAACAGTAGTCCCTGATgtggaaattgaaattttgcaaGAGGGAGGTGAATatttgaagaagaaaaggaaaaaggacAAAAGAAGAGAGTCTGAGGTATTGAGCAGTGAATCAGATTTACAAAGGTCAAGAGTAGAAGTGTGTGTCATTCCAGACACTCCAGAAAAAAGTAAGAAGATCAAGGAGGAGCAAAGGCTTAAAGGAGAAGCAGATTTTTCATTGGTGGAGTCTTCATTTGCTGAGGAAACTCCAAAGAAggtgaagaaaaagaagaagagagaTTCAGAAATAGGCGAAAGCACGGGAGACAGTGGTGTGATGTCGGATGTAGTGTTGATTGAAGGTAAATCCTTCCAAACTCCAgaggtcaaaattaaaaaagcatTGAAGAGGGATATTGATGAGTCAATTCTGGAAGTTTCAAATGAGGGAGATGGTGATGCCACCGTGAAAAAGTCAAAAAAGAAGCATTATTTGAATAAAACGGGCATGGAAGATGTGTATGTGGACGGTCAAGATCCTTTAATAGGCATTGGGAAAGAAG AAATGGAAGCAGTGAAGACAGAAGATGAAATTGACATTCTCTTAGAGTCAGGTGAACAcctgaagaaaaagaagaagaaagacaAGAAGAGGGAGTCAGGAGTGGTGACTTTGGATATGGATAAGTTTTTGAAAACAGAAGTAGATTTGTCTGTTGAAATCCCAGAAGAAAGtccaaggaagaagaaaaagaagataaaggaagaaCTTGATTCAAGTATGAGTTTGGAAAAAACAGCAGAACCTTTGTTAGTGGAACAACAGCTTAGTTTAGGTGACTCAGAGTCAACCAAAAAGgcaaagagaaagaagaagagggaATCTGAGCATGGTAATGGTGTGGGACTGATTGATCTGTCCGAAAATGTTGAACTTGGAGAAGTTACTGGAGAGGTCACAGAAGTGAAAAAGTCAAAAAAACAGAAATGGTACTTAGATCCTGAGCCGTCCTATTTTGAGCAGATTCCTGAAACAAGCAAGAAAATGAAGAAAGTTCCTAAGGAAGAAGTTTTGGATGCTCATTTGTCTGGAGAAAGTAGTAGTGCAAATAGTTTTTTGTATAGTGGTTCTAAAAAGTTGAAGAAGCGACATACAATGGATGTTGGTGATACATCTGCTCTCATTGCTGAGCGTAACAGGATGAATGTGCTTCCGGAAGTTATAACTGAAG gaaaatctCATCACAAGAAAAGGCAGAGTTTAATGACCCCAGTAAGTGGTTCCCATATTCAGAGccctaaaaaggaaaaaattaagagagaacaTTTGGAATGA
- the LOC124160740 gene encoding uncharacterized protein LOC124160740 isoform X1 yields MEVEEGAADTTLEGQNIEEGNTKDQEIEPVQLIPNGFVVDDSLPSISLEDFSEENDVWLVDVPVAVDPQKLIGHQLEFRQEASFIIDELSNEKCVSLPSDGPCSAVCLLSSNHDHSRKIVSLNPSGKISISINYEVPVFGAMIPDGTSVPLPVGLKVRHPFLGAGFKNPLYRMDDTCISTSVHVDENEKEKNVVEDMPTNITPLKEVPSERLNFMPIKNEILSPKKSKKRKRESLDEDGNGETPQNFADVSVHLSKKHKKEKIEESNFEEDALPGIPGSNEANEILREEAISAKKTKKHKKRDSEITAAGVDSSALPGEDDHLISSPSVDVLRKKIKKEKIGHLGSGDTMVDASMMSSPKHAKKKKKRDSEILSEEKLGSKLPAEVSMIGDASTDTSGVISTKNEDHEEINNRILSATYGGESDVVNEIGFSSHKIKKDKSKKRQTIESRGSETVVPDVEIEILQEGGEYLKKKRKKDKRRESEVLSSESDLQRSRVEVCVIPDTPEKSKKIKEEQRLKGEADFSLVESSFAEETPKKVKKKKKRDSEIGESTGDSGVMSDVVLIEGKSFQTPEVKIKKALKRDIDESILEVSNEGDGDATVKKSKKKHYLNKTGMEDVYVDGQDPLIGIGKEEMEAVKTEDEIDILLESGEHLKKKKKKDKKRESGVVTLDMDKFLKTEVDLSVEIPEESPRKKKKKIKEELDSSMSLEKTAEPLLVEQQLSLGDSESTKKAKRKKKRESEHGNGVGLIDLSENVELGEVTGEVTEVKKSKKQKWYLDPEPSYFEQIPETSKKMKKVPKEEVLDAHLSGESSSANSFLYSGSKKLKKRHTMDVGDTSALIAERNRMNVLPEVITEGKSHHKKRQSLMTPVSGSHIQSPKKEKIKREHLE; encoded by the exons atggaggtggaggaaggagCCGCTGATACCACCCTGGAAGGGCAGAATATAGAGGAGGGGAACACAAAG GATCAGGAAATTGAGCCCGTCCAGCTCATTCCAAATGGGTTTGTTGTTGATGACTCCCTACCGTCTATCTCTTTAGAAGATTTTTCTGAAGAGAATGATGTATGGCTTGTTGATGTTCCAGTTGCG GTGGATCCTCAAAAGTTGATTGGTCACCAATTGGAATTCCGCCAAGAAGCATCCTTCATTATAGACGAGCTAAGCAATGAAAAATGTGTTTCCCTGCCATCAGATGGACCCTGTAGTGCAGTTTGCCTCCTTTCAAGTAATCATGACCATTCAAGGAAAATAG TTTCATTGAATCCTTCTGGCAAGATAAGTATCAGCATAAACTATGAAGTACCTGTCTTTGGAGCTATGATTCCAGATGGCACAAGTGTCCCATTACCAGTTGGCCTGAAGGTTCGTCATCCATTTCTTGGCGCTG GTTTTAAAAATCCTCTTTATAGAATGGATGATACATGCATAAGTACAAGTGTGCACGTGGAtgagaatgaaaaggaaaaaaatgttgttgaagATATGCCAACTAATATAACACCTTTGAAAGAGG tgccTAGTGAAAGATTGAATTTTATGCCaatcaaaaatgaaatactttcccCTAAGAAGTCTAAAAAGAGAAAACGAGAGTCTCTTGATGAAGATGGGAATGGCGAAACACCACAAAACTTTGCAGATGTATCtgttcatttgtcaaagaaacaCAAGAAGGAAAAGATCGAAGAAAGTAATTTTGAAG AAGATGCTTTACCAGGAATTCCAGGGAGTAATGAAGCAAATGAAATTTTGAGAGAGGAGGCCATATCTGCCAAGAAGactaaaaaacataagaaaagaGATTCAGAAATCACAGCGGCTGGAGTTGATTCCTCTGCCTTGCCTGGGGAGGATGATCATTTGATATCATCTCCGTCAGTGGATgtgctgagaaaaaaaatcaaaaaggaaaaGATAGGGCATCTTGGTAGTGGAGACACCATGGTTGATGCTTCAATGATGAGTTCTCCAAAGCATgctaagaaaaagaaaaagcGGGATTCAGAGATTTTGAGTGAAGAGAAGCTAGGCAGTAAGTTACCCGCTGAAGTTTCAATGATTGGGGATGCATCAACTGATACCTCAGGAGTAATCTCTACCAAGAACGAGGatcatgaagaaataaataatagaatattGAGTGCAACATATGGAGGAGAAAGTGATGTAGTAAATGAGATTGGCTTTTCGTCACATAAAATCAAGAAAGATAAGTCGAAAAAGAGGCAGACAATTGAGAGCAGGGGATCAGAAACAGTAGTCCCTGATgtggaaattgaaattttgcaaGAGGGAGGTGAATatttgaagaagaaaaggaaaaaggacAAAAGAAGAGAGTCTGAGGTATTGAGCAGTGAATCAGATTTACAAAGGTCAAGAGTAGAAGTGTGTGTCATTCCAGACACTCCAGAAAAAAGTAAGAAGATCAAGGAGGAGCAAAGGCTTAAAGGAGAAGCAGATTTTTCATTGGTGGAGTCTTCATTTGCTGAGGAAACTCCAAAGAAggtgaagaaaaagaagaagagagaTTCAGAAATAGGCGAAAGCACGGGAGACAGTGGTGTGATGTCGGATGTAGTGTTGATTGAAGGTAAATCCTTCCAAACTCCAgaggtcaaaattaaaaaagcatTGAAGAGGGATATTGATGAGTCAATTCTGGAAGTTTCAAATGAGGGAGATGGTGATGCCACCGTGAAAAAGTCAAAAAAGAAGCATTATTTGAATAAAACGGGCATGGAAGATGTGTATGTGGACGGTCAAGATCCTTTAATAGGCATTGGGAAAGAAG AAATGGAAGCAGTGAAGACAGAAGATGAAATTGACATTCTCTTAGAGTCAGGTGAACAcctgaagaaaaagaagaagaaagacaAGAAGAGGGAGTCAGGAGTGGTGACTTTGGATATGGATAAGTTTTTGAAAACAGAAGTAGATTTGTCTGTTGAAATCCCAGAAGAAAGtccaaggaagaagaaaaagaagataaaggaagaaCTTGATTCAAGTATGAGTTTGGAAAAAACAGCAGAACCTTTGTTAGTGGAACAACAGCTTAGTTTAGGTGACTCAGAGTCAACCAAAAAGgcaaagagaaagaagaagagggaATCTGAGCATGGTAATGGTGTGGGACTGATTGATCTGTCCGAAAATGTTGAACTTGGAGAAGTTACTGGAGAGGTCACAGAAGTGAAAAAGTCAAAAAAACAGAAATGGTACTTAGATCCTGAGCCGTCCTATTTTGAGCAGATTCCTGAAACAAGCAAGAAAATGAAGAAAGTTCCTAAGGAAGAAGTTTTGGATGCTCATTTGTCTGGAGAAAGTAGTAGTGCAAATAGTTTTTTGTATAGTGGTTCTAAAAAGTTGAAGAAGCGACATACAATGGATGTTGGTGATACATCTGCTCTCATTGCTGAGCGTAACAGGATGAATGTGCTTCCGGAAGTTATAACTGAAG gaaaatctCATCACAAGAAAAGGCAGAGTTTAATGACCCCAGTAAGTGGTTCCCATATTCAGAGccctaaaaaggaaaaaattaagagagaacaTTTGGAATGA